A stretch of DNA from Catenulispora acidiphila DSM 44928:
AGGTTGATCTCGATGGTGCGCTCGAACGCCGACGGGTCGATGGAGCGGATGAACCCGGTCGGGGCGACGCCGGCGTTGGCCACGACGACGTCGATCCCGCCGTAGTGGTCGACGATGCCGTCGATCGCCGCACCGAGCTGCTCCCAGGAGGTCACGTCGGCGTCCCACGCGGTGGCGTCGGGTCCGCAGGACTCCGCGGTCTTGCGCAGCTCCTCCGGCTCCAGCCCGATCAGCGCGACCTTCGCTCCGCGGCGGGCCAGGCGCCGTGCGGCGTCCGCGCCGATTCCGCGTGCCGCACCGGTGATGACCACGACTTTTCCACTGACGCCTTGCGGTCCCCAGGTTCCCATGACCAAACCCTACCGCCGGTAACTTACTGAGCGGTAGGGGCGCGCCGGACTCATCCGCCGCTGCTTACCTGGCCGAACGAGTTCACGCAGTACATCGGGCTCGGGTAGAAAGCCGAGGAGCCGTACTGGTTGACCGTCCGGACTTGGAGGCACGTCGTCCCGTCAGCCGGGATTTGGTAGGAGTAGCTGGTACCCGAGACCGGCACGGTCTGGTCGCTGTTGGTCGCCGTTCCCTTGACCGTGTAGTGGATGGCGTAGCTCGTGGCGTCGGAGTGCGCCTTCCAAGAGACGTTCACCGTGGCCGCGCCGACCCAGTTCGGGATCAGCACGCTGATGTCGCCCGCAACCATCGGGCCAGGCGGGTTGTGGGTCGGCGGCGGGGGTGGAGCTGCGGACGTCGTGTGTGCCGACGAAGGATGTGTCGTCGGGTGCGAGGAGGTCGGAGCGGGCTTCTGACTGCTTCCTCCATTGCCCTGGGTAATCGGAACGGAGACGGTGACCAGCTGGGAGCTGCCTTGCGGCGGCGCTGTGCTGCCGGCGCCGCCGCCGGGAGGCACTGGCGCTCCCGATGCTTGTGACGGCGGAGGTGGACTGCTACTCGTCGGCGTCGTCTGCCCGCTGGAACTGGTGCTGCCGGAGGAGGTGTCGGTAGACGGGAAAGCGCCTCCGTTCTGCTGAGAGCTGGACGTCGGACCGCCGGTGCGCGCGGTGTCCGCCGCTGTGTTCCCCTTGCCGCCGCCGCTCGCCTCGACGACCGCGATGGTGGCCAGGATGAGCGCGGCGACCGTGGCCGCGGAGATCACCGCGACCCGCTTGGTGCCGCGCTTCGGCGCGATGGCCACCGTCGGCAGGTCGGCCGCGTCGCCGGCGGTGAGCGGCAGCCCGACGCCGAGCGGCGGCTGCTGCCAGGCGACGCCGGTGAGCGGCTGCCAACCGATCGCGCCGAACGTGTCCTTGATCTGCTGCGGGGAGGGCCGGTCCTCGGGCTCCTTGCACAGACAGCCCTCGATGACGCCGCGCAGTACTTCGTCGTCTTCGGCGACGCCGGAGAGGTCCGGATCGTTGTTGACGACACGGTGCAGGATTGCCAGAGGTGCGCCGTCGCCGAATGCTAGGCGTCCGGTCGCGGCGAAGACTAGTAGCGAGCCCAATGCGAACACGTCGGAGGCGCTCTCTACAGCGCGTCCGTCGGCTTGCTCAGGGGACATATACGCCGGAGTTCCTAGCGTTTGGCCTGTATTGGTCAACAGCGAAGCGTCCAGAGCTCGCGCCACGCCGAAGTCGATGACCTTGGGTCCGTCGGGACCGAGCAACACGTTCGCCGGCTTGAGGTCGCGGTGGACGACCTCGGCGGCGTGGATGACCTCAAGCGCCTCCGCGATGGCGACCGCCAGAGCCCGCAGATGCTCGTTGTCGAAGGCGCCGCCCTGCTCCACCGCGTCCTGCAACGTCGGGCCGGGCACGTACTCCGTCGCCAGCCACGGCCGCTTGCCCTCGGTCTGCGCGTCGTAGATCTCGGCGACGCGCGGGCTGTGGACGCGCTCTGCGACGTTCAACTCCCGCGAGAAGCGCTTACGGAACGCCGGGATGTCCGCCAAGTCGGAGCGGACCACCTTGACCGCGGCCTGCCGACCGGTCGAGTCCGTCCCGAGGAACACGCGCCCCATGGCGCCGGATCCGAGTTGAGTGACGAGCAGGTACGGTCCCAGTCGGTCGGTCGCCGGAGAACCCCCCTTGTGTACGTCGCTGTTCATATCCAACGTCATGCCTCCCCTGTACGGCGTCCCGGCCATTATGGGGCAGCAGATCGAATCGAGGTGCCCCGAGCCTCAGCGCAGGCGGCGGTCGTTGAGAACTGGCAACGCGCTCCGAGTCTGGGCCACCAGTGCCGGATCGACGTCCACCCGCAGGACCTCTTCACCGGTACCGGCTTCGGCGACGACATTTCCCCAGGGATCGATGACGGCGGAACGCCCGCCGAGAGCCACGCCTCCGTTCGTCCCCACACAGTTCGTGGCGAAGACGAACACCTGGTTCTCGATCGCGCGGGCCTTAAGGAGAACCCGCCAGTGCTCGATTCGCTTAGCGGGCCACGCAGAGCACATCACCATGTGCTCCATGCCCTGATTCAGGAGGCGACGGAACAGCTCCGGGAAGCGGAGGTCGTAACAGGTGGCCAGCCCCAGGGTTCCCCATGGGGAGGAGACGGTGACGATGTCCTTCCCGGGTCCCATCAGGGTCACTTCGCCTTCGCTGAAGCCGAACCGATGGATCTTCCGATACTGCGCCTGCTTGCCGTCGGGTCCGCGGAACACCGCGGTGTTATAGAGAATCCCCTCAGGTGTGCGCTCTACGTAAGAACCGAAGTGCAGCCACATCTCAGGGCCCGAACCGTCGTGGGTGCGCACCTTCTCCAACGCGGCGATCGGCTGGCTGTCGGCGATCGGTTCGGCATGACCGGTCCAGCTCTTGTAGTCGAACCCGCCGGTGACCCAGAGTTCGGGCAGGACGACCAGCTCCGCGCCGGTCTCCCGTTCGGCTTCGACCAGCTTCACCACACGGGTCCAGCGGTCCTCCGGCGCTTCCGCGTCGTCGACGGCGAGCTGCATGAGCGATACGCGC
This window harbors:
- a CDS encoding serine/threonine protein kinase — encoded protein: MTLDMNSDVHKGGSPATDRLGPYLLVTQLGSGAMGRVFLGTDSTGRQAAVKVVRSDLADIPAFRKRFSRELNVAERVHSPRVAEIYDAQTEGKRPWLATEYVPGPTLQDAVEQGGAFDNEHLRALAVAIAEALEVIHAAEVVHRDLKPANVLLGPDGPKVIDFGVARALDASLLTNTGQTLGTPAYMSPEQADGRAVESASDVFALGSLLVFAATGRLAFGDGAPLAILHRVVNNDPDLSGVAEDDEVLRGVIEGCLCKEPEDRPSPQQIKDTFGAIGWQPLTGVAWQQPPLGVGLPLTAGDAADLPTVAIAPKRGTKRVAVISAATVAALILATIAVVEASGGGKGNTAADTARTGGPTSSSQQNGGAFPSTDTSSGSTSSSGQTTPTSSSPPPPSQASGAPVPPGGGAGSTAPPQGSSQLVTVSVPITQGNGGSSQKPAPTSSHPTTHPSSAHTTSAAPPPPPTHNPPGPMVAGDISVLIPNWVGAATVNVSWKAHSDATSYAIHYTVKGTATNSDQTVPVSGTSYSYQIPADGTTCLQVRTVNQYGSSAFYPSPMYCVNSFGQVSSGG
- a CDS encoding carbon-nitrogen family hydrolase, which gives rise to MRVSLMQLAVDDAEAPEDRWTRVVKLVEAERETGAELVVLPELWVTGGFDYKSWTGHAEPIADSQPIAALEKVRTHDGSGPEMWLHFGSYVERTPEGILYNTAVFRGPDGKQAQYRKIHRFGFSEGEVTLMGPGKDIVTVSSPWGTLGLATCYDLRFPELFRRLLNQGMEHMVMCSAWPAKRIEHWRVLLKARAIENQVFVFATNCVGTNGGVALGGRSAVIDPWGNVVAEAGTGEEVLRVDVDPALVAQTRSALPVLNDRRLR